The Pueribacillus theae genome includes the window TGGTCCAGAAGCTGGAATTGGCCCAGTTATTTCAAAAGTTCAACATGATAGAATAAAAAAATATATTCAGATTGGGCAAGAAGAAGGAGCCACTCTTGCAATTGGTGGTGATGAACCTCAAGGAGAAGAATTTGAAAAAGGGTATTGGATAAATCCAACAGTATTTACGAATGTGACGAATGATATGAGAATTGCAAGAGAAGAGATTTTTGGACCTGTTATTTCTGTTATCCCATATGATGAGATTGATAAAGCAATTAATATGGCAAATGATAATCCAAATGGATTATCAGGAAACGTATGGAGTAGGAGTATTGATCGTGCAATCGAAGTTGCAAAGAAAATGAGAACCGGTATGGTGCTTATTAATGATTCTGCCCTTATCAGTAACAAAGCTCCATTCGGAGGATTTAAACATAGCGGTTTTGGAAGAGAATCAGGAATTTATGGTTTATTAGAATTTACAGAAGTACAACATATTCATGTAGGTATTTCTTCTGAAAAAGATTACTATAAGGCTATGTTTACTGAATAATTAAAGGTAAGACCATTAAAAGAATACAATAAGCTTCATACAAAGTAGATTTGTTGCTTCAAAAGCCAAGGTATCACAGGTTTTTTACAATTAAAGCGGTGTCGAACTTAGAAGTTGATGCCGCTTTTCCAATCGGTTTGCTTATGCTTTTCAAAATACGAGTTTTATTAGGGAGTGTATGTATGGTAAATGAAGTAATGTCGAGACAACGGGCTTATGATTTGCAGACAAAAGAAATTGGTTATTCAGAATTTTGGGATATTGAAATGGAGACAATGTCAAGAGATAAATTGCTTAGGCTAAAGGAGGATAAACTACAAAAAATAATTGAACAAGCTTATCAGACCCCTTTTTATCAAAGAAAATTTAAGGAAGCTGGTGTTTCACCTTCTGATATAAGAACAATTGAAGATTTAAAGAAACTACCAATCACTACAAAAGATGACATACGAAAAAGTCAAGCGGAACACCCCCCATATGGTGATTATCTGACAGTTCCTTTAAAGCAGATTTCTGGGTTATATTCATCTTCTGGATCGACTGGGCAACCGACAACTTCTTTATTAACATTTAGAGACCAAGAGGTTGTAACAGAAAGATCAGCAAGAAGTTACTGGGCTTTTGGAATACGTCCAGAAGACGTTGTACAAAATATAATTAATCCCCAACTATTTTTAGGATATTGGTTTGTGCATTGGGGTGCAACAAGAATTGGTTGCTCCGTCATTAGCATGGGTATTGGGTCAAGCGACAGACAATTGCAAGTGATGCAGAGATATGGAGTAACTTGTGCTTTTATGACTCCTTCCTATGCCTTCCATTTAGCAGAATTTGCTTCAAAGAAAGGCATTCACGTTCGGAAAGACCTCAATCTTCAATATATTGTTCTAAGTGGGGAACCGGGTGGATCAGACCCTGTCATTCGAAGCAGAATTGAAGAAACTTGGGGTGTGAAAGTTTTTGATTGCCCAGGTATGATGGAAGCTATGGGATGGGGATATACTTGCAAAGAACAGAAGGGTGTTCATATGCAAGAGGATCATTTTATTTGGGAAGTTTTAGATCCAGAGACAAAAGAACCGGTTCAACCTGGTGAAAGAGGGGTACTAGTTTTAACGACGTTAGAAACAGATGCTCAACCGCTAATTCGGTGGTGGACTGATGATTATGTTCTTTATTCTGAAGATTATTGTCCTTGTGGACGAACTTCTCATGTTTTCCCGGGAGGTATTTTGTCAAGATCCGATGATATGTTAAAAATTTCAGGTGTTAGGGTATGGCCTTCTGGTATTGAATCTGCATTGAAAGAAGTCAACGGATTTGGCGGTGAATTTAGAATCGTTAAGGACAGTTCCTCTATTCGTAAAGAGACAGGAGCTTTGTTCAAATTGAAGTTACAGGTTGAATGCAGATCTGAAACCGATGCAGTAGATTTTATAAAGAATGTCAAAGATAAAATAAAGGCTAAATTCAACATTACACCAGAAGTTGAATTAGTAGCCGTTAACTCTTTGGATCGTTTTGAATTTAAAGCGAAGCGCATTATCACTAAATAAATATAAAAACTTGACATGTATAAATCTTAAAATGGTACACAATATAGAACACCTCTGATAATGTTGATTTATTGAAAGGTTTTTTTACATGGCAAAACCTTTTAAAAAAGTAATATGACCAGTCGAAATTATATTGACTGGACATACCATTTATACGATATGGATTTTTAGAGAAGGGTTTGAAAATTTAGTAATGTGGAAATACGGATGGGTTTTGAAAATGAGTTTTAAAGTTTAAATGAACAATGGTCAATAAGCTTTCAAAGAAAAGGCAAGGTGAGGAGGTTGGTATTGATGAATAGAATTGATAGGTCTATAACTTTGCTATCCAGATATGCGAAGTATATTTCCATGTTTGTTCAAGCCGTTATGATGATATTTATCACAATTTCTGTCATTATGCGAAAATTTAACCATGCGGTATTAGGAGATTATGAACTTGTTCAGTTAATGTTGGTAGTTTTAGTGATGTTGGGTTTGGCGTATGTGCAACAAATCAATGGCCATGTTTCGATTGGGTTAATCGTTGATCGTTTTTCGAAAAAAACCCAAAGATTCTTTGATGGAATTGCTTATTTATTAATATTTTTCTTTTGTGGATTAATTGGAATCATCAATATTCAAGTTGCCATTGATTATTTCTTTACTCTTCGAACAACTGCCATACTAAAGGTGCAGCTTTACCCATTCGTATTTTTAGTTGGCATTGGTTTCATTTTTTGGAGTTTAGTCGCCTTGTTAAACTTAGTAAAAGTATTTAGACCAACACTTGAACAGGAATAAAATGAAAGTTCAATATAAAAAAAATAAAGGAGAGTAATAATGCCAGTTGAAGTTATTGGGTTTATAGGAATAATCGTAATGTTTGTATTGATGGCTATTCGAGTTCCAATTGCGATTGCAATGATGGTTCCTGCAATTATTGGCATTTATTATATTCGTGGCTGGGATGCCGTATCCACT containing:
- a CDS encoding phenylacetate--CoA ligase family protein, producing the protein MVNEVMSRQRAYDLQTKEIGYSEFWDIEMETMSRDKLLRLKEDKLQKIIEQAYQTPFYQRKFKEAGVSPSDIRTIEDLKKLPITTKDDIRKSQAEHPPYGDYLTVPLKQISGLYSSSGSTGQPTTSLLTFRDQEVVTERSARSYWAFGIRPEDVVQNIINPQLFLGYWFVHWGATRIGCSVISMGIGSSDRQLQVMQRYGVTCAFMTPSYAFHLAEFASKKGIHVRKDLNLQYIVLSGEPGGSDPVIRSRIEETWGVKVFDCPGMMEAMGWGYTCKEQKGVHMQEDHFIWEVLDPETKEPVQPGERGVLVLTTLETDAQPLIRWWTDDYVLYSEDYCPCGRTSHVFPGGILSRSDDMLKISGVRVWPSGIESALKEVNGFGGEFRIVKDSSSIRKETGALFKLKLQVECRSETDAVDFIKNVKDKIKAKFNITPEVELVAVNSLDRFEFKAKRIITK
- a CDS encoding TRAP transporter small permease, whose protein sequence is MNRIDRSITLLSRYAKYISMFVQAVMMIFITISVIMRKFNHAVLGDYELVQLMLVVLVMLGLAYVQQINGHVSIGLIVDRFSKKTQRFFDGIAYLLIFFFCGLIGIINIQVAIDYFFTLRTTAILKVQLYPFVFLVGIGFIFWSLVALLNLVKVFRPTLEQE